A portion of the Opitutus sp. ER46 genome contains these proteins:
- a CDS encoding family 1 glycosylhydrolase yields MTDHLQTPRPAPIEMWGGIECSHVRIGEAVRNQLAQTGHASRLEDLDRIAALGIRALRYPVLWEHHHVGGGQIDWRWADERLGRLRELGIRPIVGLIHHGSGPLAGGLLDAGFVEGLARFARQVAERYPWVDAYTPVNEPGTTARFGGLYGLWHPHARDNGSFGRCFVNECLATRAAMRAIRQVNPAAQLIQTEDIGKVHSTPPLAYQARYENERRWLTFDVLCGRVDPRHPVHAHLIDCGIPRAELTSFVDDPCPPDVLGMNHYVTSERLLDECLERYPANTHGGNGREAYADVDAVRVRAEGLGGVEQLLLELAERYQRPIAITEVQLACTREEQVRWLVEIWQAAESARARGADVRAVTPWALLGAFDWDSLLVQPRGRYETGAFDVRGGRPRLTAVGRAITALAREGRFEHPVLSTPGWWRRPVRLEYPAVPAPATGRGTALASEPRATGRPLLLLGTMGALGRTFLDACALRGLPVVGLGRRQVDVADLRALREVVAAVRPWAVINGTGDEHIDTAERAPANGRRDNLTTAENTARVCAELQLPLVTFSSALVFDGTASQPYVEDDRPNPQSEYSRAKFAAEQAVAACWPRALILRTGYLFGSAEANEATARVLRALASNRRVGASAEHRFSPTYIPDLAHAALDLLIDDESGLWHVATAGAPTWFEWTRQLARVAGYDPDRVVPASPRDLGWVAPRPRNATLGSNRGQLLSEWQAALRRFAATLPGDRGAVAA; encoded by the coding sequence ATGACCGACCACCTGCAAACTCCGCGCCCAGCCCCGATCGAGATGTGGGGCGGCATCGAATGCTCCCATGTGCGCATCGGGGAAGCGGTTCGAAACCAGCTCGCGCAAACCGGCCACGCCTCGCGCCTCGAGGACCTCGACCGGATCGCGGCCCTCGGAATTCGGGCCCTGCGCTATCCCGTCCTTTGGGAACACCACCACGTCGGCGGCGGGCAGATCGACTGGCGTTGGGCCGACGAGCGGCTGGGCCGCCTGCGCGAGCTGGGGATCCGCCCCATCGTCGGTCTGATCCACCACGGTTCCGGCCCGCTCGCCGGAGGCCTCCTCGACGCGGGGTTTGTCGAGGGCCTCGCGCGGTTCGCCCGCCAAGTTGCGGAACGCTATCCGTGGGTCGATGCCTACACTCCCGTCAACGAGCCCGGCACCACCGCGCGCTTCGGCGGACTCTACGGCCTCTGGCACCCCCATGCGCGGGACAACGGCTCCTTCGGTCGCTGCTTCGTCAACGAATGCCTCGCCACCCGCGCGGCCATGCGGGCCATCCGCCAGGTCAATCCAGCGGCGCAACTCATCCAGACCGAGGACATCGGGAAGGTGCACAGCACTCCGCCTCTCGCCTACCAGGCCCGCTACGAAAACGAGCGGCGGTGGCTCACGTTCGACGTGCTCTGCGGGCGCGTCGATCCCCGGCACCCCGTCCACGCCCACCTGATCGACTGCGGGATCCCGCGCGCGGAGCTCACCTCCTTCGTGGACGATCCGTGCCCGCCCGACGTGCTCGGCATGAATCACTACGTCACCAGCGAACGGCTCCTCGACGAGTGCCTCGAGCGGTATCCAGCCAACACTCACGGCGGGAACGGCCGCGAGGCCTATGCCGACGTCGACGCCGTGCGCGTCCGCGCCGAGGGGCTCGGGGGCGTCGAGCAGCTCCTCCTCGAACTCGCCGAGCGTTACCAACGCCCCATCGCGATCACGGAGGTGCAGCTGGCCTGCACCCGCGAGGAACAGGTCCGGTGGCTGGTCGAGATCTGGCAGGCGGCCGAGTCGGCCCGCGCGCGCGGCGCCGACGTCCGCGCTGTCACGCCCTGGGCCCTCCTGGGCGCGTTCGACTGGGATTCGCTCCTGGTCCAGCCACGCGGCCGTTACGAGACCGGCGCCTTCGACGTGCGTGGCGGACGTCCCCGGCTCACCGCCGTCGGCCGCGCCATCACCGCCCTCGCACGCGAGGGACGTTTCGAACACCCCGTGCTCAGCACCCCGGGTTGGTGGCGCCGGCCCGTGCGGCTCGAATACCCGGCCGTGCCCGCCCCGGCCACCGGCCGCGGCACCGCGCTCGCGTCCGAGCCCCGCGCCACCGGCCGCCCTCTCCTGCTCCTCGGCACCATGGGCGCGCTCGGGCGCACCTTCCTCGATGCCTGCGCGCTGCGCGGCCTGCCCGTCGTCGGGCTGGGCCGGCGCCAGGTCGACGTCGCCGACCTGCGCGCCCTGCGCGAGGTCGTCGCCGCCGTCCGCCCGTGGGCGGTCATCAATGGCACGGGCGACGAGCACATCGACACCGCCGAACGGGCCCCGGCCAACGGCCGCCGCGACAATCTGACCACCGCCGAAAACACCGCACGCGTGTGTGCGGAGCTGCAGCTCCCGCTCGTCACATTCTCCAGCGCCCTGGTCTTCGACGGCACCGCCTCCCAGCCGTACGTCGAGGACGACCGGCCCAATCCGCAAAGCGAATACAGCCGCGCCAAGTTCGCGGCCGAGCAGGCCGTCGCTGCCTGCTGGCCCCGCGCGCTCATCCTGCGCACCGGTTACCTGTTCGGCTCCGCCGAAGCCAACGAAGCGACCGCCCGCGTCCTGCGCGCGCTGGCGTCCAACCGGCGCGTCGGCGCTTCGGCCGAGCATCGTTTCAGCCCCACGTACATTCCCGATCTCGCGCATGCCGCGCTCGACCTGCTGATCGACGACGAGTCGGGCCTCTGGCATGTCGCCACGGCGGGCGCGCCCACCTGGTTCGAGTGGACCCGGCAACTGGCCCGCGTGGCGGGCTACGATCCCGATCGCGTCGTTCCCGCCAGCCCGCGCGATCTCGGCTGGGTCGCTCCGCGCCCGCGCAACGCGACGCTCGGGAGCAACCGCGGCCAGCTCCTCTCCGAGTGGCAGGCGGCGCTCCGCCGGTTCGCCGCCACGTTGCCCGGCGACCGCGGCGCGGTCGCGGCTTGA
- a CDS encoding response regulator: protein MTHPSQRPDSVAPGVLFAADDDENDRELFRALLAAAGVAYPCRPFARGEEMMDALIEVLRGAPAPVACFLDVKMGGMSGLDVLRWIRAQGPLQSVPVIMLSSCEDPDCLLEALRLGAQCYTAKFPKPEQLRAIIAAAEQHAVAASCADSFPVSCNLMLALGRRQVELPTV from the coding sequence ATGACCCATCCTTCACAGCGTCCCGACTCCGTGGCTCCGGGCGTCCTCTTCGCGGCTGATGACGATGAGAATGACCGGGAGCTGTTCCGTGCGCTGCTCGCCGCCGCCGGCGTGGCGTACCCCTGCCGGCCCTTCGCGCGCGGGGAGGAGATGATGGATGCGCTGATCGAGGTCCTGCGGGGAGCGCCCGCCCCGGTTGCCTGCTTCCTGGACGTGAAGATGGGCGGGATGAGCGGCCTCGACGTCCTCCGCTGGATTCGCGCCCAAGGTCCGCTGCAAAGCGTGCCGGTGATCATGCTCTCGTCGTGCGAGGACCCGGACTGCCTGCTGGAGGCGCTGCGCCTGGGCGCGCAATGTTACACGGCGAAGTTTCCCAAACCGGAGCAACTGCGCGCGATCATCGCCGCCGCCGAGCAGCATGCCGTCGCCGCTTCGTGTGCGGACTCGTTTCCCGTGTCCTGCAACCTGATGCTGGCGCTGGGGCGGCGGCAGGTGGAGTTGCCCACGGTGTAG
- a CDS encoding response regulator encodes MQTLPSDASLVAPLVSRAVFPSTAFPTGNAAAPGSFRPVVDAPSGVDRSLPPILVADDDPDDRFFIRRLIGRTGTAHPLLTFDDGTEVVNYLGAIVAAGPEVRARAPRLLFLDLRMGGLGGFGFLEWARQHRTTLPMTIVVLSNSIEPADVARAHELGAHRYLVKYPSVQTFGTIIRSVYPQTITA; translated from the coding sequence ATGCAAACTCTTCCGTCCGATGCGTCTCTCGTGGCTCCGCTCGTCTCCCGCGCCGTTTTCCCGTCCACAGCCTTCCCGACGGGGAACGCCGCTGCGCCCGGCTCGTTCCGTCCCGTTGTTGATGCTCCGTCCGGTGTTGATCGTTCGCTGCCGCCGATCCTCGTTGCGGACGATGACCCCGACGACCGGTTTTTCATCCGCCGCCTGATCGGCCGGACCGGGACGGCGCACCCGCTCCTGACTTTCGATGACGGCACCGAAGTGGTGAACTATCTTGGCGCCATCGTGGCGGCCGGTCCGGAGGTCCGCGCCCGGGCGCCGCGGCTGCTGTTCCTCGACCTGCGGATGGGCGGGCTGGGCGGCTTCGGCTTTCTCGAATGGGCGCGGCAGCACCGAACCACGCTGCCGATGACGATCGTGGTGCTTTCGAATTCCATCGAGCCGGCGGATGTCGCCCGCGCGCATGAACTCGGCGCGCACCGCTACCTGGTGAAGTATCCCAGCGTGCAGACGTTCGGGACGATCATTCGGAGCGTGTACCCGCAGACGATCACGGCCTGA
- a CDS encoding exo-alpha-sialidase — MINARLFSLLRAPTCALAGLLFAASAPAAPSAPLPETCFLFTYFLHEQQADGLRLAWSRDGYTWEALNGGESCLRPQVGESRLMRDPCLLRGPDGTFHLVWTTSWAGKTIGYASSKDLIHWSDQRALPVMAHEPLTVNTWAPEIVWDESKQQFLIFWSSTVLGKFPETAGTNKRAESNNRIYATTTKDFVTFTPTRLLYDGGFNVIDATLARDGDSWLLFAKNESLTPLEKNIRMVRGASAEGPWQPASPAITGAYWAEGPSALKVGDEWRVYFDKHRLNAIGLVVSRDLKTWTDASDRVHFPKDARHGTVLTVPGSVVERLIQQRPNRAAAVLGSEFINERAPYPSCHASTIVENAAGELLAAWFGGTKERDPDVGIWVARQEGGRWLPAVEVANGVQPTGPRLPTWNPVLFQPRSGPLVLFYKVGPSPSTWWGMVMTSGDGGRTWSQPTRLPENVLGPIKNKPVELADGTWIAPSSTEGKGGWRAHFELSRDAGRTWSLIGPVEPNGLEAIQPSVLFHRDGRLQALSRTRNGVIASTWSKDQGRSWSPLERTELPNPNSGTDAVTLADGRQLMVYNHSVPPPERPTKGVRYPLDVAMSDDGITWRHVLTLEDEPREAGYAYPAVIQGRDGRVHITYTWDRKMIRHVVVDPSKL, encoded by the coding sequence ATGATCAACGCCCGACTCTTCTCCCTTCTCCGAGCGCCGACGTGCGCGCTGGCGGGGCTTTTGTTCGCCGCGTCCGCGCCGGCTGCACCCTCGGCACCGCTGCCGGAGACGTGCTTTCTCTTCACGTACTTTCTGCACGAGCAGCAGGCGGACGGACTCCGGCTCGCCTGGAGCCGGGATGGCTACACTTGGGAGGCGCTCAACGGCGGTGAAAGCTGCCTGCGGCCGCAGGTGGGCGAGTCGCGCCTGATGCGGGATCCATGCCTGCTGCGTGGGCCCGACGGCACGTTTCACCTCGTGTGGACGACGTCCTGGGCGGGAAAGACGATCGGCTACGCCTCGTCGAAGGATCTGATCCACTGGTCCGACCAGCGCGCGCTCCCAGTGATGGCGCACGAGCCGCTGACGGTGAACACCTGGGCGCCGGAGATCGTGTGGGATGAGTCGAAGCAGCAGTTCCTGATTTTCTGGTCCTCGACCGTGCTCGGAAAATTCCCGGAGACGGCGGGGACGAACAAGCGGGCCGAAAGCAACAACCGGATCTACGCCACCACGACGAAGGATTTTGTGACCTTCACGCCGACACGGCTGCTGTACGACGGCGGGTTCAACGTCATCGACGCCACGCTGGCGCGCGACGGTGACAGCTGGTTGCTGTTTGCGAAGAACGAGTCGCTCACGCCGCTGGAGAAGAACATCCGGATGGTGCGCGGCGCCTCGGCCGAGGGCCCCTGGCAGCCGGCGTCGCCGGCGATCACGGGCGCGTATTGGGCCGAGGGGCCCTCCGCGCTGAAGGTGGGGGACGAGTGGCGCGTGTACTTCGACAAGCACCGGCTCAACGCGATCGGCCTGGTGGTGTCACGCGACCTCAAGACCTGGACCGACGCGAGCGACCGGGTGCATTTTCCCAAGGACGCGCGCCACGGCACCGTGCTTACGGTCCCGGGCAGCGTGGTGGAGCGACTGATACAGCAGCGGCCAAACCGCGCGGCGGCGGTGCTGGGCAGCGAGTTCATCAACGAGCGCGCCCCGTATCCCTCGTGTCACGCATCGACGATCGTCGAGAACGCCGCGGGCGAGCTGCTGGCGGCCTGGTTTGGCGGCACGAAGGAACGCGATCCCGACGTGGGCATCTGGGTGGCGCGGCAGGAGGGCGGCCGTTGGTTGCCGGCGGTCGAGGTGGCCAACGGCGTCCAGCCGACCGGGCCGCGGCTGCCGACGTGGAACCCGGTGCTCTTCCAGCCGCGGAGCGGGCCGCTCGTGCTGTTCTACAAGGTGGGTCCCTCGCCGAGCACGTGGTGGGGGATGGTGATGACCTCGGGCGATGGCGGCCGGACCTGGTCGCAGCCCACACGGCTGCCGGAGAACGTTCTCGGTCCGATCAAGAACAAGCCGGTCGAACTCGCGGACGGGACCTGGATCGCGCCGAGCAGCACCGAAGGGAAGGGCGGATGGCGCGCGCACTTCGAGCTCTCACGTGACGCCGGGAGAACCTGGTCGCTCATCGGGCCGGTGGAGCCGAATGGCCTCGAGGCGATCCAGCCTAGCGTGCTGTTTCATCGCGATGGCCGCCTGCAGGCGCTCAGTCGGACGCGCAACGGCGTCATCGCGTCGACCTGGTCGAAGGACCAGGGCCGGAGCTGGTCGCCGCTGGAGCGCACGGAACTGCCGAATCCGAACTCAGGCACGGATGCCGTAACGCTGGCCGACGGTCGCCAGCTGATGGTGTACAACCACTCGGTCCCGCCGCCGGAGCGCCCGACCAAGGGCGTCCGTTATCCTCTGGACGTCGCAATGTCCGACGACGGCATCACCTGGCGTCACGTGCTCACCCTCGAGGACGAGCCGCGCGAGGCGGGCTACGCGTATCCCGCGGTGATCCAGGGGCGCGACGGACGCGTGCACATCACCTACACGTGGGACCGGAAGATGATCCGGCACGTGGTGGTCGATCCAAGCAAGCTCTAG
- a CDS encoding DUF5060 domain-containing protein: MNRSRSRLFPWFLLCALAFGGGARAFAVAPGAGVPVGRMTVAQWDVYELTLAGPADGNPFAEVRLSAVFTSGAQMFEVAGFYDGDGVYRVRFMPPRPGRWHYETRSNRRLLTGKTGAFQVLPASGANHGPVGVRHTFHFAHADGTPFRPIGTTIYNWLYRPAAQQEETVQTLAASPFNKARMLVLPSNGSPCPPAVAFPFVGMAPKQWDFTRYDPAFFRNLEARVAQLRDVGVEADVILFHPYGQSWSFEAMTAAEEDAYVRYVVARLAAYRNVWWSLANEYDFLRTKTEPEWDRLFQVVQAADPYGHLRSIHNGARLYDNHKPWVTHASIQNGLATEEAGRAQLYRDAWNKPVVYDEVKYEGNTGPRWGRIPAQELVHRFWAGTVAGTYVGHSETLRGAAGTSWLSAGGALVGESPARIAFLRDVLEDGPADGIEPIDPWQDPTIGGQPGEYYLVYLGREAPTSWPFHLPCLGVAPGQRYRVEVLDPWAMTVTPVDGEFTVKPADSYTYVDAADRVVPLPGRAGLALRIRRVGEQMPEAGGQRPEAGSQRPEDGRRKTEDGIRRTEDGRRKSEAGSRVGEYPDIIPGVSGHYSGVSGHYPASCHRLDTYNCSHRHRGVLRLTSDLRPLTSDLRHPTSDV; the protein is encoded by the coding sequence GTGAACCGTTCGCGCTCCCGCTTATTCCCTTGGTTTCTCCTCTGCGCCCTGGCGTTTGGTGGCGGCGCGCGCGCCTTTGCCGTCGCCCCAGGAGCGGGCGTGCCGGTCGGGCGGATGACGGTGGCGCAATGGGACGTGTATGAGCTGACGCTGGCGGGACCCGCCGACGGCAACCCCTTCGCCGAGGTGCGCCTTTCGGCGGTGTTCACGTCGGGCGCGCAGATGTTCGAGGTGGCGGGCTTCTACGATGGCGACGGCGTCTACCGCGTGCGGTTCATGCCCCCGCGGCCGGGGCGCTGGCACTACGAGACGCGCAGCAACCGCCGGCTGCTGACGGGAAAGACCGGCGCGTTCCAGGTGCTGCCGGCGAGCGGTGCGAACCACGGTCCCGTGGGTGTGCGGCACACGTTTCATTTTGCGCATGCCGACGGCACGCCGTTTCGCCCGATCGGGACGACGATCTACAACTGGCTGTATCGTCCGGCGGCGCAGCAGGAGGAGACGGTGCAGACGCTGGCGGCGTCACCCTTCAACAAGGCGCGGATGCTGGTGCTGCCGTCAAACGGCTCGCCATGCCCACCCGCGGTGGCGTTTCCGTTTGTCGGCATGGCCCCGAAGCAGTGGGACTTCACGCGTTACGATCCGGCGTTCTTCCGGAACCTCGAAGCACGCGTCGCGCAGTTGCGGGACGTCGGCGTGGAGGCGGACGTGATCCTGTTTCACCCGTATGGCCAGAGCTGGAGTTTCGAGGCGATGACGGCGGCGGAGGAGGACGCGTACGTGCGCTACGTGGTGGCGCGGTTGGCGGCGTACCGGAACGTGTGGTGGTCGCTGGCGAATGAGTACGACTTCCTGCGCACGAAGACGGAGCCCGAGTGGGACCGGCTGTTCCAGGTCGTCCAGGCGGCGGACCCGTACGGCCACCTGCGGTCGATCCACAACGGCGCGCGCCTCTACGACAACCACAAGCCCTGGGTGACGCATGCCAGTATCCAGAATGGACTCGCGACGGAGGAGGCGGGCCGGGCGCAGCTGTACCGGGATGCCTGGAACAAACCGGTGGTGTACGACGAGGTGAAGTACGAGGGAAACACTGGGCCCCGCTGGGGCCGGATCCCGGCGCAGGAGCTGGTGCACCGGTTCTGGGCGGGCACGGTGGCGGGCACCTACGTCGGGCACAGCGAGACGCTGCGCGGCGCGGCGGGCACGAGCTGGCTGTCCGCCGGCGGCGCGCTGGTGGGGGAGAGCCCCGCGCGGATCGCGTTTCTGCGCGACGTGCTTGAAGACGGTCCCGCGGACGGCATCGAGCCGATCGACCCGTGGCAGGACCCGACCATCGGCGGGCAACCCGGCGAGTACTACCTCGTGTATCTTGGCCGCGAAGCGCCGACCTCCTGGCCTTTTCATCTGCCCTGCCTCGGCGTGGCGCCGGGCCAGCGGTATCGCGTGGAGGTGCTCGATCCTTGGGCGATGACGGTGACGCCGGTGGACGGGGAGTTCACCGTGAAACCGGCCGACAGCTACACCTACGTGGACGCGGCAGATCGCGTGGTGCCGCTGCCCGGCCGAGCTGGACTCGCGCTGCGCATTCGCCGCGTGGGCGAGCAGATGCCGGAGGCCGGAGGCCAGAGGCCAGAGGCCGGAAGCCAGAGGCCGGAGGACGGAAGACGGAAGACGGAGGACGGAATCCGGAGGACGGAGGACGGAAGACGGAAGTCCGAAGCCGGAAGTCGGGTGGGTGAGTATCCGGACATTATCCCCGGCGTATCTGGACATTATTCAGGAGTATCTGGACATTATCCCGCTAGTTGCCACCGCCTAGACACTTATAATTGCAGCCATCGTCACCGGGGCGTCCTGCGTCTGACCTCTGACCTTCGGCCTCTGACATCTGACCTCCGACATCCGACCTCTGACGTCTGA